Below is a genomic region from Triticum dicoccoides isolate Atlit2015 ecotype Zavitan chromosome 5A, WEW_v2.0, whole genome shotgun sequence.
CGGCTCACGGAGACGAACGGGTGGCGAGCGCGCTGGTGTTCCGCCACCGGATGACGGCGGGGCCGGAGATCACGTCGGCGGCCGTCGGAGCGGCCTCGGGGTTCGTGCTCCCGGGCGAGCGCGGCTCGGCGATGTCGGCGTTCGACACGGTGCACCTGGCGTTCGACGCGCCCGGGCTGTCCGGCGGCCTCTGCGTGGAGGTGGCCAGGAGCAAGGAGGCGCCGCGGAAGGAGGCGCTCCGTGTGGTGGGCGGCACGGGCGCGTTCGCGTTCGCGCGCGGGCGCGGCACCGTCCTGGGCCCGGAGCGGGGGAGGCGGCTGGACGACGGCGGCGCCACCGCGACGGCGTTGCGTCTTGAGCTGAGCCTGAGCGTCGCGTCCGCTGGCGCTGGGTAAACAACGACTGACAGCTGTGCGTGCGAGTCTACGAGATGAGAGCCGATTAGCGTtccctttattttccttttttgctGTTTTTGAGTTTGCGACATATATTCCCGAAACTGTAAGCCTGTAATGCTAATGCAGCTTTGGGTTGATTGCGTGAGAGTGATGCGCCAAACGTTGCCTAATCaccactccctctgttccaaattactcgtcatggttttagttcaaatttaaactaaaacctcgacgagtaatttggaacggagtcaGTAGTTTTTTTTAATGTTTTCTTCACCTCTTGCATAACGTGGTGTGGCAACTTCATTTGTCCAAGTTCGTACGTCTTGTGCTGATCGGAAAATAAAAACAAGAATGTATAACTGTTACACATTTTTTGGGGGGATCAGGTGTGTTCTTAGTGTTAGCCAGTCAAACTCCTCTCTCCATCCTCTTCTCTACATGCACGACTGCATGATCCCACGATCTCATGCACGTCGCCACCCACGGCGCTCCGCGTCCCTGTTGTAACCTGTACACTTGTATATAATGAGAGCTACGCCATTGGCAGCACCTAAGGTGCGATTGCCCATTCATTCTCCCTCTCACATGGTATGAGACGCTGGGTCTCTCCCTCGCCTGTAAACCTCCATCGCTCCCTCTCTCGCCGGCGCATGGCGACGCCGCCGCCCCCTCCACCACCTCCTCTCCCACCCCCTCCCTTCTCCAACCACGGCCTCGGCGGCTTCGCCGCGACACCGCCGCGCACCCGGGCGCCCGTCCTCACTCCCCTCACGCCTGCCGCATTTGGGCAGGGTGCTATGTTCGTCCCCGATCCCACTGCCTCCTCTTCTACAGCCGCCCCCTATCCCACTCATCTGGCCGctgtcttcatcaaccaccacgtcCCCATCTGCTCTCTCTCAACCCCCCTCCCCCAATTTCTCTCACTGGCGCACTCTCTTCGAGGTCACCTTCCAGAAACATGGCGTCACCGACCACATCTCCGGTTCACCTCGGGCCGGAGACCCGCTCTGGATCCAAGATGACGCTCATATCGTGTCTTGGCTCTACAACCGCGTCTCCCCGGAGGTCTTCGGCCTCATCCATCAGCGCGGCGCCACTGCCGCCGCCGTCTGGGAGGCGATATGCAACCTCTTTTTGGAGAACGCCGAGCATCAGGTGGTGTTCCTCTCCATCGCATTTTGCCGCATCGACCAGGGGGCGTCCTCCATCCTCTCCTACTTCACGCGTCTCAAGGACTGCGCCGACCGCCTCGCCGAGCTCGGCGCCACCATCCAGGATCGCGATCAGGTTCTGAACATGTTCCGTGGCCTTCACCCCCGGTTTCGCTATGCTGTCCCAATCATGACGATGCAGACTTCGTTCCCCTCGCTTCTCCGCTGCCGGGCGTTTCTTCTCCTTGAGGAAAGTCGTCTCGCCGCGGACACCACCATCGAAACTGCTCTCCACGCCGCCCGGGCTCCCAACTCCACCACCAGCtctggaggcggtggcggcggcgggcaagGGCACTCCGCTGGAGGCGGTGGACAGGGCAGCTCCAACCGCGGTGAGGGGCAAGGCGTAGGACGCCACGGAGGTCGCCGCGGCGGAGGCAACGGCTCCGGCGGGGCCACGGTTCCGGCTACGGTGGGGGCGGGCACCAGACGCGCCCCGCTGCGCCATCCTCCGCTCCCTGGACCGGCATGGTACATGCCTGGCCTATGCCGTGGCGTCCCCACGCACCAGGCGCCGGCATCCTCGGGCCTCGTCCACACGGCGGCGCTCCATTCGCTGGCACGGCCACACACCAGCATGTCATCCCCGGTGTGCCTCCCAACGCACCCGTGGCGAATTGGCAGCCCGGTGTGGTGCCCGCTCATCCTCTGTACGCCGCTCCGCCTAGCGGTGGCTACACTCCTCCGGCTCCGGCATGGGACCAGAGCGCGCTCGTGCACGCGCTCAACGCCATGATGATGCAGCAGCAGCAAACCGCGCCTCCCACCGCCGACTGGTACTTCGATACGGGAGCCACCTCCCACATGGCCTCATCGTCCGGTATGCTTTCCTCCTCCACCCCTTATACTTCCTCTCGCATAGTGGTCGACGACGGTTCCTCGCTTGCAGTCACGCACACCGGCCAACACCACATACCCACCACCACCCAGCCCATCATCCTCAATGACGTTCTCGTTTCCCCCACCTCATTCGTAACCTCATCTCTGTTAAGAATCTAGCTCGCGAAAATCCTCTTAATGTGGAATTTGATGATCTTGGCTTTTCTATAAAGGATCGAAGAACGAAGAAGGTGATCCTCCGGTGTAACTCTGCCGATGATGAGCTCTACCCCACAACCAGCTCGTCTCCTCATCGTGCGCACCACGCCCTCACTGCCGTGTCCAAGGATGTTTGGCACCAACGCCTTGGTCACCTCGGCGCCGACTCCCTCCACCACACCCTTCGTCAGTTTGCTCTTGATCACACGAGCACCTCGTCGGCTGTCTGTCATGCCTGTCAATTAGGAAAGAGCACTAGGCTCCCATTTGCTTTATCTGAACATGTCTCGTATTTTCCTTTTCAACTTGTGCATTGTGATGTATGGACCTCACCTACGATAAGTGTTTCTGGATGTCAATACTATCTCCTTGTGCTCGACGACTATAGGCACTTTGCTTGGACTTTCCCTCTTCGACACAAGTCTGACATTTTCCCCACTCTACGCGCCTTTCTCCAGTTATACACACATCCTACTGCTATTATGAGGAACAAATTAGTTACCAGCTGTTCTTGTGAAGAGATAGTAATCGGCAAAACAAACATCAACAGAAAGACACTTCTTTAGCTTCACCAGGATCAAACTTCAGTTTTTTTTAAGAGAAAACCACATGAGCTACACGGCAACGTAGCAGCATGCTTAGACCATCCCAACACAGAGAACTCAGTCCTTACATTACAAGCACAGCATAACACCATAACTAGAGGCTCCCTCAAACCCAAAGGACAACTAGTGTCATCCTCCACACCTCACGCCATGTCTATCTTGCAGCCCCAAAACCTGAACCACCCACACTCATACCCTGCAAGATTTTATTCTAAAGATACTAAATACTATAGAAAGGACCCCAACGGGACTGCTACGGTGTTGATGCCCATCCACTGCTCACACACTGCCGCTAGAACTTCCGCCACCACCATGCTGCAGTGCAGCCACAGTGTCCCTCAGGCAGCGAATGCGACGATAGAACCTGTGAGTGAGGCGCTCCAGAAAAGCGACCTCACTCTCGCTGGAGCGGACAATGTTCATCAGTTCAGCACAAAGATGCTCGGCCTCCATCAGCTTCTTGCGCAGATCCTCCACCTGATCCTGCAGGTACCCTAGGTGGTAGTAGTTAATATCCCTAATTCCACATTACGTTCGGCAGCTACGGCGTGGATCACCATCAGGCAGGCTGCCTGCTCCGCCTCAGGGATAGTGGCTCCTGCAGCTTCATAGTACACGTGAGGAACCCTGTCCGCAGGACCAAGGTTAACCTGAACCCCCACAATGTACAATCCCTCAGGAGCAGGCCTCCAACAGACAACTGGTGGAGCAAGTCCGAACAGTGCCACAAACTGCTCCAGAAAATGCTTGGTTGGGATGTCAACAAACTCCATGCCTGGATTGGACAACACATCCATCACATTAGAAAACCAGATAAAGAGAGACAACATAGCTACTACCCTATCCCAGGACTACTCCATAGCCTTACTATGCAACCTATTCTAGTACGTCCCTCACCATACTCAAACCAACCAGCACTACTTCCTTTACTAGGCCAGGGTTATCTCCTAGTTAGTTTGCTCATAAACACTCTTTACCCTCACTAGCCCTGATTATCTGGTTTATACCTAGTTAATTAAATTTTTAaacgaggctctgatgccactaaaACTGTCACGACCCGAAGGTTCGGAAATAAATGTGACAGTCGTCGTGTCCTTATGAGTTGAAGAACACTCATAAGCACACAAGGCATGAGTAGCATATATCAGAACAACAGGGCACAAGTAATACTTTAATTCTAGCTTATTCTTTACATAATAGCTTACACCCTCACTTAACCAAATAATAGATAGTAGGCCAAGTGTTCAACCACGTGCATATGCACATGTATTGATAGCACTTCCTCTTATTCTTCACTGACTTTATTtaaggattaaacaaagattgctaATTTTGACACCCTGGCCTAGGCGTCGACTTATTCCTCATGCTCCTCTAACTCCTCACCATGCCCACTTCCCGCGCACTCTGTGCATATCAGAGGAAAAAAGGAAAACAATAGTGAGTATGTTGGGACATACTCAGCAAGAATATAAGAATGCAAGAATTAGTAGGTTGCAAGTTGAATGTGCATAAGGTAAAGATGCTTCAGCCTCCTGTTACCTTACAGGAGCAGGATGGAATTATACCGGCGCAAACCTATAGCAATAATCTCTGCAGAGACATACTAATAACCGTCGTAATCTCCACCAATGGTAATACCTATCTCCGGGAATCACGACGGTGTACGTTCTTAGATTATTCAAACATCATCGTTCGATCAATCCGTCAACCATGCACGCATGGTTCTCACAGGCATAATAATTACCAGCTCATCACTTATATTCATATGTAAAAACATTAATGCTAGTAACCAATTAATTTGTTAACATATATTAAAAGTTCAGTTTGAGAGAGAAGACTGATATGCACAGTCTTGCCTTGCAACGGTTCCTCCTCGGCTAAATCTGAGCTCCAACCTAAGCATGTTACAAACGCCCATCAGCTTATTATTTCATGTGACTTGCAAGTGGCAACATGGACATGAGCAGCTATATGCAGTACCAGTACAGGGATGTAACAAGTCGCTCTATAGTACTTGGCTATGCTAGAGTGAGGCGTGCACATCTCACTTTAACCTCAGTACTGTTCCCAGCTATTAAATTTGAGAAATACAACCACCTGCATGCATGCTAGCTAGCCGTGAAGATTATTTCTTTACACAGGAGATGTACGCATGCATGGGTcctgtagtactagtactactcgttcCCAGTCTTtcttaccaactagtactagttgtTCCTTCTTAAGCCAGCGAATAAATTCATCAATGTAACAAAGCATGGATCAATAGAATGGAATCATTCTGATGCAACTTCCAGTATTTTAGAATCTTTTCGTTCATTTACCCATAACACCACATCTTCCGTTAAGCAAGAATATCACCTCAAGTGTGGAAATCGATGGAAAGAAAACAGGAACATGTAGTAGGAGAGGAGAGATGCTACAGCTAGCTACCCTCAAGAATCTTAGATGACTTCATGAGACAAGACGAGGAACAGGGCGTTGGCTAAAGCTAGCAGCCATACCTCCTTGTCCTCAATTTCTCCGCAGCTTCTCCGATCGGTCGCTCGCTCGCCGCTGACTGCTTCCAACTAAAGTGGGGAATTTTCTGGGTGCGGGCGACCAGTACCGCACGGTTGAGAAGCTATTTATAGTGCAAGAGAAGAGGGTTGAAAGGATGACATCTGTCGAGGAAGGGCTACGTGGATGAGACTGATCTAACCCAGGTACCGACTACCCCACGGCTGGCTCACCCTGGTTACTGTGGATGCTTATCTACTCGCTGCTCCCTTAGCATAGATATTTTTTTGGAACACACCGCAGGTATTCTCCCTGCGTAAGTAATCTGCAGGACATTGAACTTATCTACTCTTTTCTCTTCTAGAATAACATTTTAACAGATAAACCCAGATATTTTAGAACCTAGGCAGTGAGATGTTTTGTACACGTAATCTACTAATGTTTGGTaaactattttttatttttatcttaaTAGCTTAACAGTTAATCACAATATAATTAT
It encodes:
- the LOC119297973 gene encoding dirigent protein 21-like, whose amino-acid sequence is MLGRVIFCVVIAAAVLAVVLLATVSPLPHRSTARPRGLRDITVYIHPAASGAVRRQQGAAHGDERVASALVFRHRMTAGPEITSAAVGAASGFVLPGERGSAMSAFDTVHLAFDAPGLSGGLCVEVARSKEAPRKEALRVVGGTGAFAFARGRGTVLGPERGRRLDDGGATATALRLELSLSVASAGAG